The Corynebacterium suranareeae genome window below encodes:
- a CDS encoding zinc-dependent alcohol dehydrogenase: MKALTWQGKRKVSVETVPDPELKTSTDAIIEVTSTAICGSDLHLYEVLGPFMDPGDIIGHEPMGRVVEAGSATHLKEGDRVVIPFTISCGTCWMCKRGLYSQCETTQVTEHGSGAKLFGYSRLYGSVPGAQAQYLRVPHADFGPIKVGEELPDHRYLFLSDVLPTAWQGVKYAGVREGDTLAVYGLGPVGQMAARIGRHLGARVFGIDPVPERRAMAARHGIEVFDFNEDTNDAIRDTTDGRGPDCVVDAVGMEAHGSSVGKLAHQAIGVLPDALGRKMMEHGGLDRLSAVHSAIDLVRRGGTISLSGVYGGQASPMPMLTLFDKQIQLRMGQCNVKRWIDDLLPLVEDSSDPLGVDDLVTHRVPLVDAPSAYEKFQKKHDGCIKVVLDPHSIEEATVDSPLD; this comes from the coding sequence ATGAAAGCGTTGACCTGGCAAGGAAAACGAAAAGTAAGTGTAGAAACCGTACCCGATCCAGAGCTTAAAACCTCCACGGATGCCATTATCGAAGTGACGTCCACTGCTATCTGCGGTTCAGACCTTCATCTTTATGAAGTACTTGGGCCTTTCATGGATCCTGGCGACATCATCGGACATGAACCAATGGGAAGAGTTGTCGAAGCAGGGTCAGCTACCCACCTAAAGGAAGGGGATCGTGTAGTCATTCCCTTCACGATCTCTTGTGGCACCTGCTGGATGTGTAAACGCGGATTGTACTCGCAATGCGAAACGACCCAGGTGACCGAACACGGTTCTGGAGCGAAACTCTTCGGTTACTCCCGTCTGTATGGTTCTGTACCGGGTGCGCAGGCACAATACCTGAGAGTTCCACACGCTGATTTCGGCCCCATCAAAGTCGGTGAGGAACTACCTGACCACCGCTACCTCTTCCTAAGTGATGTTTTGCCGACTGCATGGCAAGGTGTGAAGTACGCCGGTGTCCGCGAAGGTGACACACTTGCTGTCTACGGTCTAGGCCCAGTGGGACAAATGGCAGCACGCATCGGTCGGCATTTGGGCGCCCGGGTATTCGGTATCGATCCGGTCCCTGAACGTCGTGCAATGGCGGCCCGTCACGGTATCGAGGTGTTCGATTTTAATGAAGACACAAATGACGCTATCCGAGACACCACTGACGGGCGTGGTCCAGACTGTGTCGTAGATGCCGTGGGTATGGAAGCTCACGGTTCCTCTGTAGGCAAACTTGCCCATCAAGCTATCGGTGTGCTGCCCGATGCACTCGGTCGGAAAATGATGGAACACGGCGGATTGGACCGCCTCTCGGCTGTGCATTCAGCTATCGATTTGGTACGCCGTGGCGGAACTATCTCACTCTCCGGTGTCTACGGTGGACAGGCTAGCCCGATGCCAATGCTCACTCTCTTTGATAAACAAATTCAACTGCGTATGGGCCAGTGCAACGTAAAAAGATGGATCGATGACCTCCTACCGCTAGTAGAAGATTCATCCGATCCTCTAGGGGTAGATGACCTGGTCACACACCGCGTACCTCTTGTAGATGCACCGTCGGCTTATGAGAAGTTCCAAAAAAAGCACGACGGATGCATCAAGGTTGTGCTAGATCCACACTCCATCGAAGAGGCCACCGTGGATTCACCCCTCGACTAA
- a CDS encoding transposase — translation MSNRRIFTEEFKAGAVQLVVSSGRSIKDVATELGIQEATLGAWVSLENLNTPMLVWMNQALLSERNTRLCRLRMLR, via the coding sequence ATGTCGAATCGCCGTATCTTCACTGAAGAGTTCAAAGCAGGGGCTGTACAACTCGTCGTATCATCCGGGCGCTCCATCAAAGATGTAGCCACCGAGTTAGGCATCCAAGAAGCAACATTGGGTGCGTGGGTAAGCCTGGAAAACTTAAACACCCCGATGCTGGTGTGGATGAACCAGGCCCTGTTGAGTGAGCGAAATACAAGGCTTTGCAGGCTGAGAATGCTGCGTTGA
- a CDS encoding NAD-dependent epimerase/dehydratase family protein, translating into MRVVIIGATGNHGTAVLKALQSTHEVTHITGIARRLPDANFKPYAGCEWETVDIAAASTATDAIIELTDILQGTDAVIHLAWLIQPNKRRELLSRVNVKGTRRVAEAIAAAGVPRLVVASSVGAHAPDHSRKDKENPPLREENWPATGIASTHYSCDKAGTVAANAGCIDMAMQAPMMDSSGAVKGLGWQPQHSVADALRELFNALCSGQRASFLPLRPRERVPVAPSGDIPNEMSQEEPLQLQLTNHLTGATAATDRVAHDYVDTPMFATVSALAVEIQTKRESLKNFIQRSTLKQMSYRQAVADDAEKIGRLKDNERVASRPP; encoded by the coding sequence ATGCGAGTCGTTATTATTGGAGCCACAGGCAACCACGGTACTGCTGTGCTCAAAGCGTTGCAGTCCACCCATGAAGTTACACACATTACCGGTATCGCTCGGCGTCTTCCTGATGCTAACTTCAAACCTTACGCTGGCTGCGAGTGGGAAACTGTGGATATCGCTGCAGCCAGTACTGCTACCGACGCAATCATTGAATTAACCGACATACTCCAAGGAACTGACGCGGTAATTCATTTAGCCTGGTTAATTCAGCCGAACAAGCGCCGAGAACTTCTCAGCCGAGTAAATGTGAAGGGCACCCGACGCGTCGCCGAGGCTATAGCTGCTGCTGGAGTGCCACGCCTGGTGGTCGCTAGCTCCGTAGGGGCTCATGCTCCTGATCACAGCCGTAAAGATAAAGAAAACCCGCCTCTGCGGGAAGAGAATTGGCCCGCCACCGGCATAGCATCGACTCACTACAGCTGCGACAAGGCTGGTACGGTAGCTGCGAATGCTGGCTGTATTGATATGGCCATGCAAGCACCCATGATGGATAGCTCCGGTGCGGTGAAGGGATTAGGTTGGCAACCACAGCACAGTGTGGCCGATGCTTTGCGCGAATTGTTTAACGCTCTGTGTAGTGGCCAAAGGGCTTCGTTTCTACCGCTGCGCCCCCGTGAACGGGTCCCTGTCGCCCCCTCGGGTGACATTCCCAATGAGATGTCGCAAGAAGAGCCTCTTCAGCTGCAACTTACCAACCACTTGACCGGGGCAACCGCAGCCACGGACCGAGTGGCACATGACTACGTAGACACCCCAATGTTCGCGACAGTCTCGGCTTTGGCCGTGGAAATCCAGACGAAACGAGAATCTTTAAAAAATTTTATCCAACGATCAACTCTCAAGCAGATGTCATACCGACAGGCCGTCGCAGACGACGCTGAAAAGATAGGAAGGTTAAAGGACAACGAGCGGGTGGCAAGTCGCCCTCCCTGA
- a CDS encoding CinA family protein: MTLTNVATQISELATHHGFTVAVAESLTGGKITSRLSAAPDSSRWLAGGIVCYETRIKYEVLGVPEGTPVITEAAVNAMVTGIADLMTADATVAVSGAGGPSDQEGKPPGTTWIAVMVRDAIHTELHHFRGEPEEILHATEEHALHLLYNKLVEACSTI, encoded by the coding sequence ATGACTCTTACTAACGTTGCCACACAGATTTCCGAATTGGCCACCCATCATGGTTTTACTGTTGCCGTTGCAGAATCGTTGACCGGTGGAAAAATCACTAGCCGACTTAGTGCTGCTCCGGATTCCTCTCGATGGTTGGCTGGAGGCATAGTTTGCTATGAAACTCGGATCAAATATGAGGTGCTTGGGGTGCCCGAAGGAACCCCAGTTATAACAGAAGCAGCGGTGAATGCCATGGTCACTGGTATTGCTGATCTGATGACTGCGGATGCGACCGTTGCTGTCTCGGGTGCAGGCGGGCCAAGTGACCAAGAAGGAAAACCCCCAGGCACAACGTGGATAGCAGTCATGGTCCGTGATGCTATTCACACTGAGCTACACCATTTCCGCGGTGAACCAGAGGAGATTCTCCACGCAACCGAAGAGCATGCCCTGCACCTGTTGTACAACAAATTAGTCGAGGCCTGCTCGACTATTTGA
- a CDS encoding CAP domain-containing protein has translation MTFFKVSAFKRVGILASTAAIALASLQAVSASPVSAMGSSDLGVTPAIAPVFAQPAAAGNSSAVETAVLNQINLYRAQHGLGAVAADANLAAGAHSWAQSLTDSGAPAGHPAGGNFYENVAYCSSPERAVTLWDGSPSHKNNMLQQGITRGGVGVVARPDGSYTVVFRAL, from the coding sequence ATGACTTTCTTTAAAGTCTCAGCCTTTAAAAGAGTCGGAATTCTTGCAAGCACAGCTGCAATCGCTCTAGCCAGCCTTCAAGCAGTCTCCGCTTCACCAGTATCAGCCATGGGATCAAGCGATCTTGGCGTAACTCCAGCTATCGCCCCTGTATTTGCACAACCAGCTGCCGCAGGTAATTCTTCAGCAGTAGAAACTGCGGTATTGAACCAAATCAATCTGTATCGTGCGCAACACGGTTTGGGGGCAGTGGCAGCAGATGCCAACCTAGCTGCCGGCGCGCATTCATGGGCACAAAGCCTCACTGATTCCGGTGCACCAGCAGGACATCCAGCTGGCGGAAACTTCTATGAAAACGTCGCGTACTGCAGCAGCCCAGAACGTGCAGTTACCTTGTGGGATGGATCGCCATCGCACAAGAACAATATGTTGCAGCAGGGAATCACCCGCGGTGGTGTGGGAGTTGTAGCCCGCCCAGATGGAAGCTACACAGTAGTGTTCCGCGCACTGTAA